The following proteins come from a genomic window of Oricola thermophila:
- a CDS encoding PilZ domain-containing protein, which yields MLGAQQIGFEQERRQHQRVKVLLHGRLMLSDHSEHRCQVVDMSPGSALLVTEGTGRMGEKVIAYVDHIGRIEGKISRVTPNGFALELNTTPRKKSKLAAQLTWLANKHELDLPEDRRHERIAPRNPAGVLILEDGRQYRCRIIDLSLSGAAIEIDVRPAIGTLVTLGNMRGQVVRHFEEGIAIEFAVIQRKESLKQYLG from the coding sequence ATGCTCGGCGCACAGCAAATCGGTTTTGAACAAGAACGTCGGCAGCACCAAAGGGTGAAGGTTCTGCTACACGGACGCCTCATGCTTTCCGACCATTCGGAACACCGTTGCCAGGTTGTCGACATGTCGCCGGGAAGCGCGCTTCTGGTTACGGAAGGCACGGGGCGCATGGGCGAGAAGGTAATCGCTTATGTCGATCACATTGGCCGGATCGAAGGCAAGATCTCTCGGGTCACGCCCAACGGTTTTGCCCTGGAGTTGAACACTACGCCTCGCAAGAAATCCAAGCTGGCTGCCCAGTTGACCTGGCTTGCGAACAAACACGAGCTGGATCTGCCCGAAGACCGCAGGCACGAGCGTATCGCTCCACGCAATCCAGCAGGTGTGCTGATACTGGAAGACGGACGCCAGTACCGTTGTCGCATTATCGACCTCTCGCTGTCGGGCGCGGCGATCGAGATAGACGTGCGCCCTGCCATAGGAACGCTTGTCACCCTCGGGAACATGCGCGGCCAGGTGGTGCGGCATTTCGAGGAAGGCATTGCAATCGAATTCGCGGTCATTCAGCGAAAAGAGTCGCTGAAACAGTATCTCGGCTAG
- a CDS encoding CBS domain-containing protein translates to MMVKHILADKGTNVFTLPVDASGMDALNALAEHNIGALVIASPEKKIKGILSERDIVRAIARTGTEALQRPVADLMTTKVRTCSEESTVHEVMELMTEGRFRHLPVERDGRLIGVISIGDVVKRRIMEVEREAEEIRSYIASA, encoded by the coding sequence ATGATGGTCAAGCACATACTTGCGGACAAGGGTACGAACGTGTTCACGCTGCCCGTCGACGCGTCCGGAATGGACGCACTGAACGCGCTGGCCGAGCACAATATCGGCGCGCTTGTCATTGCCAGCCCGGAAAAGAAGATCAAGGGCATCCTGTCGGAGCGCGACATTGTTCGCGCAATAGCCCGTACCGGCACCGAAGCGCTACAGCGCCCCGTCGCGGACCTGATGACGACCAAGGTGCGGACCTGTTCCGAAGAGTCCACCGTGCACGAGGTCATGGAACTGATGACCGAGGGACGCTTCCGTCACCTTCCCGTCGAGCGCGATGGCCGGCTGATCGGCGTGATCTCCATCGGAGACGTCGTGAAGCGCCGGATCATGGAAGTCGAGCGCGAGGCCGAGGAGATCCGGTCCTATATCGCTTCGGCCTGA
- a CDS encoding rhomboid family intramembrane serine protease, whose translation MFNVHGAIVCLSLLCIGIHVLRTNFLTPEADLRLVVDAAFFPIRYLPEVFTIDIPTVFSPVTYAFLHGDWTHLAINIVWLAVFGSPLAYRIGWVRSIAFWIVTAALAAATHLAIYFGDPVPVIGASGAVSGFMGAAARFGLRADRRNPRRGFVGPLLSVGNAFRVRGVIPFLLVWIGMNVAIGFGVLGLHEGDSVAWEAHIGGLVAGFFLIPVFDRPDGGVVRADAS comes from the coding sequence ATGTTCAACGTGCATGGCGCGATCGTGTGCCTTTCGCTCCTGTGCATCGGCATTCATGTCCTGCGCACGAACTTCCTGACACCCGAGGCGGACCTTCGCCTCGTCGTTGACGCCGCGTTCTTTCCGATACGCTATCTTCCGGAAGTCTTCACGATCGATATTCCGACGGTCTTTTCTCCCGTTACCTATGCCTTCCTGCATGGCGACTGGACCCACCTGGCCATCAATATCGTCTGGCTGGCGGTGTTCGGTTCGCCGCTGGCGTATCGCATTGGCTGGGTCCGCAGCATTGCCTTCTGGATCGTCACCGCGGCACTCGCGGCCGCGACCCATCTCGCGATCTATTTCGGCGATCCCGTTCCGGTAATCGGAGCGTCCGGAGCCGTTTCCGGCTTCATGGGGGCCGCGGCGCGTTTCGGCCTGCGTGCCGATCGGCGAAATCCGCGGCGTGGTTTCGTGGGACCCTTGCTGTCCGTGGGCAATGCCTTCCGGGTTCGCGGTGTCATTCCGTTCCTGCTGGTCTGGATCGGGATGAATGTCGCGATCGGTTTCGGCGTCCTGGGCTTGCACGAGGGCGATTCCGTCGCCTGGGAAGCGCATATTGGCGGGCTGGTGGCGGGCTTCTTCCTGATCCCGGTCTTCGACCGCCCGGACGGAGGCGTGGTCCGAGCTGACGCATCGTAA
- a CDS encoding DUF3126 family protein: MTSEELTKLTRFFQNTFGNTALAVKPRPRITDSAELYVGDEFLGIVTRIEDEGEVSYDLSMSILDIDLED, from the coding sequence GTGACATCCGAAGAACTCACCAAACTGACGCGTTTTTTCCAGAACACCTTCGGAAACACGGCCCTTGCAGTCAAACCGCGTCCGCGCATCACGGATTCTGCGGAGCTCTATGTGGGCGATGAGTTTCTGGGTATCGTTACACGCATCGAGGACGAGGGGGAGGTTTCCTACGACCTGTCCATGTCGATTCTGGACATCGACCTCGAAGACTAG
- a CDS encoding amino acid ABC transporter ATP-binding protein, which produces MASDNAAAAEELRADRSKMTVSDTDVAIEIINMHKWYGDFHVLRDINLKVMRGERIVIAGPSGSGKSTMIRCINRLEEHQKGKIIVDGIELTNDLKKIDEVRREVGMVFQHFNLFPHLTILENCTLAPIWVRKMPKKEAEERAMHFLERVKIPEQANKYPGQLSGGQQQRVAIARSLCMNPRIMLFDEPTSALDPEMIKEVLDTMVGLAEEGMTMLCVTHEMGFARQVANRVIFMDQGQIVEQNEPDAFFDNPQHERTKLFLSQILH; this is translated from the coding sequence ATGGCATCTGACAATGCTGCTGCAGCCGAGGAACTGAGGGCCGACCGCTCGAAAATGACGGTCTCGGACACCGATGTGGCCATCGAGATCATCAACATGCACAAGTGGTATGGCGACTTTCACGTCCTCCGCGACATCAACCTGAAGGTCATGCGTGGCGAGCGTATCGTCATTGCCGGCCCGTCGGGCTCGGGCAAGTCGACAATGATCCGCTGCATCAACCGGCTGGAGGAACACCAGAAGGGCAAGATCATCGTCGACGGTATCGAACTGACCAATGACCTCAAGAAGATCGACGAGGTGCGGCGCGAGGTCGGGATGGTATTCCAGCACTTCAACCTGTTTCCGCATCTCACGATCCTCGAGAATTGCACGCTGGCGCCGATCTGGGTGCGCAAGATGCCGAAGAAGGAGGCCGAGGAGCGGGCCATGCACTTCCTCGAGCGCGTCAAGATTCCCGAGCAGGCGAACAAGTATCCCGGGCAGCTGTCGGGCGGCCAGCAGCAGCGCGTGGCCATCGCGCGTTCGCTGTGCATGAATCCGCGCATCATGCTGTTCGATGAGCCGACCTCGGCCCTTGACCCGGAGATGATCAAGGAAGTGCTCGATACGATGGTCGGCCTCGCGGAAGAGGGCATGACCATGCTGTGCGTGACGCACGAAATGGGTTTCGCACGCCAGGTCGCCAACCGCGTCATCTTCATGGACCAGGGACAAATCGTGGAGCAGAACGAGCCGGATGCGTTCTTCGACAATCCGCAGCACGAACGCACCAAGCTGTTCCTCAGCCAGATCCTGCACTAG
- a CDS encoding patatin-like phospholipase family protein gives MQLASSSRDKAATIDPPELSDKLEKTRGNAIALALGGGAARGWAHIGVLHALDEAGFRIAMIAGTSIGALVGGCYLAGKLDELETFARSLSRRRMLGLLDIQFAGSGLFGGMRLNREMESHMRGVQIEELRRPFVAVATEISTGHEIWLTHGDLVTAVRASYSLPGIFEPVECNGKVLVDGALVNPVPVSVCRAYEQPRVVAVNLNYDLFGRSGVVKHGAPRAEMNVRATAESSSGSLRKSPSKPVRLGISGVMVESYNIIQDRISRARLAGDPPDYSLHPRLSDIGLADFHRASEAIDLGYEVTMDRLPDLRRLAELA, from the coding sequence ATGCAGCTAGCATCCTCTTCGCGCGACAAGGCGGCAACCATCGATCCGCCCGAACTATCCGACAAGTTGGAAAAGACGCGCGGAAACGCAATTGCCCTCGCGCTAGGAGGCGGCGCGGCGCGCGGCTGGGCGCATATCGGCGTACTGCACGCCCTGGACGAGGCCGGTTTCAGGATTGCAATGATCGCCGGCACATCCATCGGCGCCCTAGTGGGCGGGTGCTATCTTGCCGGAAAGCTTGACGAACTCGAAACCTTCGCGCGCTCGCTGAGCCGCCGACGGATGCTCGGCCTGCTGGACATCCAGTTCGCCGGTTCGGGCCTGTTCGGCGGCATGCGACTGAACCGCGAAATGGAATCGCACATGCGCGGGGTGCAGATAGAGGAGCTGCGTCGGCCATTCGTCGCTGTCGCCACCGAGATATCGACAGGCCACGAGATATGGCTCACCCATGGCGACCTCGTCACGGCAGTGCGTGCTTCCTACTCGCTGCCCGGGATATTCGAGCCGGTCGAGTGCAATGGAAAGGTTCTCGTGGACGGCGCCCTCGTCAACCCGGTTCCCGTGTCGGTCTGCCGCGCCTACGAGCAGCCAAGGGTTGTCGCGGTCAACCTGAACTACGACCTGTTCGGCCGATCCGGCGTCGTGAAACACGGGGCTCCGCGCGCGGAAATGAACGTGCGGGCAACCGCTGAAAGCAGTTCCGGCTCGCTTCGGAAATCACCCTCGAAGCCGGTTCGGCTGGGGATTTCCGGCGTCATGGTGGAGTCCTACAACATCATCCAGGATCGCATCTCGCGAGCCCGGCTTGCCGGCGACCCGCCGGACTATTCCCTGCATCCGCGGCTTTCCGATATCGGGCTTGCCGACTTTCACCGTGCCTCCGAGGCGATCGACCTGGGCTACGAGGTAACGATGGATCGCCTCCCCGACCTTCGGAGGCTGGCGGAGCTGGCCTGA
- a CDS encoding zinc-finger domain-containing protein, with the protein MAGHATPHFQNDAGHARIEIGVKEFMCVGANPPFDHPHVFLDMGDDNEKVCPYCSTLYVFNDKLGAEETRPEGCVFDTEQTAA; encoded by the coding sequence ATGGCTGGCCACGCGACGCCCCATTTCCAGAACGATGCCGGACATGCTCGCATCGAGATCGGCGTTAAGGAATTCATGTGCGTTGGAGCGAATCCGCCCTTCGATCATCCACATGTATTTCTCGACATGGGGGACGATAACGAGAAGGTGTGTCCCTATTGCTCGACGCTTTATGTCTTCAACGACAAACTCGGCGCTGAGGAAACGCGACCGGAAGGCTGCGTGTTCGATACGGAACAAACGGCGGCCTGA
- a CDS encoding alpha/beta fold hydrolase, giving the protein MPSFIHDNLSLTYFDEGEPAGDPILLIHGFASNKEVNWVNPGWLKTLGDAGYRVIAIDNRGHGESDKPHGTEAYVPERMADDAIALLRHLEVPRAHVMGYSMGARISAFMALAAPEMVRSLVFGGLGMGMVEGVGSWEGIAEGLLADSIDTVSDPRARAFRLFADQTGSDRIALAACIRSSRRKLTAEQVRKIEVPAMIAVGTKDDIAGSPHELAALLPRAQVVEIPGRDHMLAVGDRVFKQAVLEFLASNH; this is encoded by the coding sequence ATGCCAAGTTTCATTCATGACAATCTCTCGCTCACCTATTTCGACGAAGGGGAACCCGCCGGCGATCCCATCCTGTTGATTCACGGTTTTGCCTCCAACAAGGAGGTCAACTGGGTCAACCCCGGCTGGCTGAAGACGCTAGGGGACGCGGGGTATAGGGTCATAGCCATCGACAACCGCGGGCATGGCGAAAGCGACAAACCGCACGGAACGGAGGCGTATGTACCCGAGAGGATGGCGGATGATGCCATCGCCTTGTTGCGGCATCTCGAAGTCCCCCGAGCTCACGTGATGGGCTATTCGATGGGAGCCCGGATATCTGCATTCATGGCGCTGGCCGCTCCCGAAATGGTGCGGTCACTGGTCTTCGGCGGCCTTGGTATGGGCATGGTTGAAGGCGTGGGCAGTTGGGAAGGTATCGCAGAGGGATTGCTAGCCGACTCCATCGATACCGTTTCGGATCCAAGAGCACGTGCCTTCCGCTTGTTTGCCGACCAGACGGGGAGCGACCGGATCGCGCTCGCCGCGTGCATCCGCTCATCGCGCAGGAAGCTTACCGCCGAACAGGTTCGAAAAATCGAAGTGCCCGCCATGATTGCCGTCGGCACGAAGGACGATATCGCCGGTTCGCCCCATGAACTGGCGGCGCTGCTGCCAAGGGCGCAGGTTGTCGAGATCCCGGGCCGCGATCATATGCTGGCGGTTGGTGACCGAGTGTTCAAGCAGGCTGTTCTGGAATTCCTCGCGTCGAATCATTAA
- a CDS encoding amino acid ABC transporter permease — MSDRPQNANVAFVRTEMLDEQPAPALSKGVVAWLRESLFSSVPYTILTLFSLYVLYVIIPPIFSFVFTNAVWTGADRAVCATEAQGGIQPDGWFGACWAYVGDYANQFIYGRYPDEEQWRVNIVGLLFFGGLAPLLIPSAPFKRQNILFMAVVFPIAALILLTGGHFEVGGLYVPLAVIAIAGLALAYLFARLSESDPLPSLKATGMIFVGLFVLLFILGFDFGLTHVETEVWGGLLVTLVIAVTGIAASLPLGIALALGRRSALPIVRFFSIVFIEFWRGVPLITVLFMSSVMLPLFLPEGVSFDKLLRALIGVALFSSAYMAEVVRGGLQALPKGQYEGAMALGLNWMQMMRMIILPQALKLVIPGIVNTFIGLFKDTTLVLIIGLFDFLGQIQSSYSDPTWSSPVQSLTGYLFAAFIYFVFCFGMSRYSMFMERQLDTGHKR; from the coding sequence ATGAGCGACCGCCCGCAAAACGCCAATGTCGCCTTTGTCCGGACCGAGATGCTGGACGAGCAGCCAGCGCCGGCCTTGAGCAAGGGAGTCGTCGCCTGGTTGCGCGAGAGCCTGTTTTCGTCGGTTCCCTACACCATACTGACGCTGTTCAGCCTGTATGTGTTGTACGTGATCATACCGCCGATCTTCAGCTTCGTGTTCACCAACGCTGTATGGACCGGCGCCGACCGTGCCGTCTGCGCAACCGAGGCTCAGGGGGGTATCCAGCCCGACGGATGGTTCGGAGCGTGCTGGGCCTATGTCGGCGACTACGCCAACCAGTTCATCTATGGCCGCTATCCGGACGAGGAGCAGTGGCGGGTCAATATTGTCGGCTTGCTGTTCTTTGGCGGTCTGGCCCCGCTGTTGATTCCGTCGGCACCTTTCAAGCGCCAGAACATCCTGTTCATGGCGGTGGTGTTCCCGATTGCGGCACTGATCCTGCTGACCGGCGGGCATTTCGAGGTTGGCGGCCTTTATGTCCCGCTGGCTGTCATCGCGATTGCCGGACTTGCGCTGGCATATCTTTTCGCTCGGCTGTCGGAATCCGATCCTCTTCCATCCCTGAAGGCAACGGGGATGATATTCGTTGGATTGTTTGTCCTGCTGTTCATCCTTGGTTTCGATTTCGGGTTGACGCATGTCGAAACCGAGGTCTGGGGCGGCCTGCTGGTAACGCTCGTCATAGCGGTTACCGGGATCGCCGCATCGCTGCCGCTCGGTATCGCGCTCGCGCTCGGGCGGCGCTCGGCACTGCCAATCGTGCGCTTTTTCTCGATCGTGTTCATCGAGTTCTGGCGGGGCGTTCCGCTTATCACCGTGCTCTTCATGTCGTCGGTGATGCTGCCGCTGTTCCTTCCCGAGGGTGTCAGCTTCGACAAGTTGCTGCGTGCCCTGATCGGCGTGGCCCTGTTCTCGTCCGCCTACATGGCGGAGGTCGTGCGCGGCGGATTGCAGGCCCTGCCGAAAGGCCAGTACGAGGGAGCGATGGCCCTCGGGTTGAACTGGATGCAGATGATGCGCATGATTATTCTTCCGCAGGCGCTGAAACTGGTGATCCCGGGTATCGTGAATACGTTCATCGGCCTGTTCAAGGACACCACGCTTGTCCTGATCATCGGCCTGTTCGACTTCCTGGGCCAGATCCAGTCGTCCTATTCCGATCCGACCTGGTCGTCGCCCGTGCAATCCCTGACGGGCTATCTGTTCGCCGCATTCATCTATTTCGTCTTCTGCTTCGGAATGTCGCGCTACTCCATGTTCATGGAGCGTCAGCTCGATACCGGACACAAACGATAG
- the cysE gene encoding serine O-acetyltransferase, with product MAQHRKSVSSSQIEALDPIWHAVREEAEAAIAKDRALGAFMLTTVLNQPSLEEAIIHRISERLDHPDMCADLLRQSFRSMMESDPSWSEIVRVDMQAVYDRDPACTRFIEPLLYFKGFHAIQTHRLAHWLFREGRLDFALYLQSRSSAVFQTDINPAARIGKGIFLDHATGLVVGETAVVGDNVSILHSVTLGGTGKEGSDRHPKIGDGVLIGAGSKILGNIRIGNCSKIAAGSVVLKDVPPSKTVAGVPARIMGDSGCSEPSRVMDQLLESD from the coding sequence ATGGCACAACATCGCAAGTCCGTTTCGTCGTCGCAGATCGAGGCGCTGGATCCGATCTGGCATGCGGTTCGTGAGGAAGCCGAGGCCGCCATCGCCAAGGATCGGGCGCTGGGCGCATTCATGCTGACGACCGTGCTCAACCAGCCCTCCCTGGAAGAGGCCATCATTCACCGCATCTCGGAGCGGCTGGACCACCCGGACATGTGCGCTGATCTCCTGCGCCAGTCGTTCCGGTCCATGATGGAATCCGATCCGTCCTGGAGCGAAATCGTGCGTGTGGATATGCAGGCGGTCTATGACCGCGACCCGGCCTGCACCCGTTTCATAGAGCCGCTCTTATACTTCAAGGGCTTCCATGCGATTCAGACGCATCGGCTGGCTCATTGGCTGTTTCGGGAAGGCCGGCTGGATTTTGCGCTGTATCTGCAGAGCCGTTCATCGGCGGTATTCCAGACCGATATCAATCCGGCCGCACGTATCGGCAAGGGCATATTCCTCGATCATGCCACTGGTCTGGTGGTCGGTGAAACCGCGGTTGTAGGTGACAATGTCTCGATTCTTCATTCCGTGACCCTTGGCGGAACCGGCAAGGAAGGGAGTGATCGTCATCCCAAGATCGGCGACGGTGTTCTGATCGGTGCCGGGTCGAAAATTCTCGGCAACATCAGAATCGGGAACTGCAGCAAGATAGCGGCCGGTTCCGTGGTTCTGAAAGACGTTCCTCCATCGAAAACGGTGGCGGGCGTGCCGGCACGGATAATGGGCGATTCGGGGTGCAGCGAACCCTCCCGTGTCATGGATCAATTGCTCGAATCGGACTGA
- a CDS encoding gamma carbonic anhydrase family protein, whose protein sequence is MALYDLDGVGPELRGRGPAFLAHDAKVIGKVTLGEDSGIWFGCVLRGDNERITIGARTNVQEHCIMHTDMGFPLVVGDGCTIGHRAMLHGCTVGNNSLIGIGAIVLNGAKIGRNCLVGAGALVTEGKEFPDGSLIIGSPARVARTLDDKAIAMLRESADHYVENARRFSSGLNRV, encoded by the coding sequence ATGGCACTCTATGATCTCGATGGTGTCGGTCCGGAGTTGCGGGGCAGGGGGCCGGCCTTCCTGGCCCACGACGCAAAGGTGATCGGCAAGGTCACGCTTGGCGAGGACAGCGGGATCTGGTTCGGGTGCGTATTACGCGGAGATAACGAGCGTATCACGATCGGCGCGAGAACGAATGTGCAGGAACACTGTATAATGCACACCGACATGGGATTTCCGCTCGTCGTCGGAGATGGATGCACCATCGGTCATCGTGCGATGCTGCACGGCTGCACCGTCGGAAACAACAGCCTGATCGGTATAGGTGCCATCGTGCTCAATGGTGCGAAGATCGGGAGGAATTGCCTGGTCGGCGCCGGTGCACTCGTCACCGAAGGCAAGGAATTTCCGGATGGCAGCCTTATCATTGGGTCTCCGGCGCGCGTTGCCAGGACGCTGGATGACAAGGCAATTGCCATGTTGCGGGAGTCGGCCGACCACTATGTCGAGAATGCACGGCGCTTTTCCTCCGGTCTGAACCGGGTTTAG
- a CDS encoding FAD-dependent monooxygenase → MKDKTHILVAGAGIAGLTTALALARRGIGSTIVEAFSAPSEVGAGLQIAPNATRILREIGVLDALAERAVAPTSIRLGDAPSGRILLDMAITPKWLDRMGAPYLTAHRASLHGVLYTAAVADPLINILTGHKVADIRQDADRVTTRLACDAGEREIVSDLLVGADGIWSKVREAIPGAARPRSTGRIAWRAIGPASAASANKVTAWMAPESHLVTYPVRNSETLNIVAVTHGKLDAHNWANEADGEKLARLLASARSVTDLGALDKASWTTWPLSAVAPSAPWHHGRILLVGDAAHGMEPFAAQGAAMAIEDGYAAGLAISASRGNHSKALNDYRALRLDRVLRVARRTAFNRWTYHQSGAGRIARNMFFQMRSPEAFFGDLDWLYGYRITE, encoded by the coding sequence GTGAAAGACAAGACGCATATTCTGGTTGCCGGGGCGGGAATCGCGGGCCTCACCACCGCTCTTGCCTTGGCCAGACGCGGAATCGGATCGACCATCGTCGAGGCTTTCTCCGCACCGTCCGAGGTCGGCGCCGGCTTGCAGATCGCGCCCAACGCCACCCGCATCCTGCGCGAGATCGGTGTCCTCGACGCACTCGCAGAAAGGGCCGTCGCACCGACATCGATCCGGCTGGGCGACGCGCCGAGCGGTCGCATATTGCTCGACATGGCGATAACGCCGAAATGGCTCGATCGCATGGGTGCCCCCTATCTGACCGCGCATCGGGCCAGCCTGCACGGTGTACTCTACACGGCAGCAGTCGCCGACCCCCTGATCAACATCCTCACCGGCCACAAGGTCGCCGACATTCGCCAAGACGCCGACCGCGTCACCACCCGACTTGCATGCGATGCAGGCGAGCGCGAAATCGTTTCAGACCTGCTGGTCGGCGCGGATGGCATCTGGTCGAAGGTTCGGGAGGCAATTCCGGGTGCGGCGCGTCCCCGGTCGACCGGGCGCATCGCATGGCGTGCGATAGGTCCGGCTTCTGCTGCAAGCGCCAACAAGGTGACGGCGTGGATGGCACCGGAAAGTCACCTCGTGACCTATCCCGTGCGCAATTCCGAGACGCTGAATATCGTGGCCGTAACCCATGGCAAGCTGGATGCGCACAACTGGGCGAACGAGGCCGACGGGGAAAAGCTAGCCAGGCTGCTGGCAAGCGCTAGAAGCGTCACTGACCTCGGCGCACTCGACAAGGCAAGCTGGACCACGTGGCCGCTCAGCGCGGTGGCGCCGTCGGCCCCCTGGCATCACGGTCGGATTCTTCTCGTCGGCGATGCCGCTCATGGCATGGAACCCTTTGCAGCCCAGGGAGCGGCAATGGCGATCGAGGACGGCTACGCCGCCGGACTCGCGATTTCAGCCAGTCGGGGGAATCATTCCAAGGCCCTGAACGACTACCGCGCACTGCGGCTCGATCGCGTCCTGCGCGTTGCGCGCCGGACCGCCTTCAATCGCTGGACCTACCACCAGAGCGGCGCCGGGCGGATCGCCCGCAACATGTTCTTCCAGATGCGCTCGCCGGAAGCCTTCTTCGGCGACCTCGACTGGCTATACGGCTACCGGATAACTGAATGA
- a CDS encoding PAS domain-containing protein, which yields MVRYSISDKKKAIQALRLNGPVSPPAQTDFCCCETRRISGHTIATSRAGRNRNPSLTLIAATMPDWPERCRFTNAVMDNRSRCADLEHGSTFGGRGNREMRHKETIGLFNYWNEIRGCRDAPARSEVSPAALGPLLSSVMLVERKPGGDILFRLAGTKICSIRCRELRGRPFAGMFQDCDRPALERVLNSVAEENALAVLDARVSNRDGNDVPTEIALFPLEDETVRILGAVSMKWEPYWFGAEPALLELRGIRFLDKSADYLFLQSRPSVPIMNRNQAPSQGVRNHLKLLGGPNTRGPAKALRIFTVHEGGKK from the coding sequence TTGGTCCGCTACAGCATATCGGACAAAAAGAAAGCCATTCAAGCATTGCGCTTGAATGGCCCGGTGAGCCCCCCTGCCCAAACCGATTTTTGCTGCTGTGAAACCCGCAGGATCTCTGGCCACACAATCGCAACATCCCGCGCCGGCCGCAATCGAAACCCTTCATTAACCTTAATCGCCGCGACGATGCCGGACTGGCCCGAAAGATGCAGGTTTACCAATGCGGTAATGGATAACCGCAGCCGCTGTGCCGATTTGGAACACGGCTCAACATTCGGGGGCAGAGGCAACCGGGAAATGCGCCATAAGGAAACGATCGGCCTGTTCAACTACTGGAACGAGATCCGCGGGTGCCGGGACGCCCCGGCGCGGTCCGAGGTCTCGCCTGCGGCGCTCGGCCCTCTCCTGTCGTCGGTGATGCTCGTCGAGAGGAAACCCGGCGGCGATATCCTGTTTCGCCTCGCCGGCACGAAGATCTGCAGCATCCGGTGCCGGGAACTCAGGGGGCGGCCCTTTGCCGGCATGTTCCAGGATTGCGACCGGCCAGCACTGGAGAGGGTGCTGAATTCCGTCGCCGAGGAAAACGCCCTGGCGGTTCTCGATGCCCGAGTTTCGAACAGGGACGGGAACGACGTGCCCACCGAGATCGCCCTGTTTCCCCTCGAGGACGAAACGGTGCGCATACTCGGCGCCGTCAGTATGAAATGGGAACCCTACTGGTTCGGTGCCGAACCCGCCTTGCTGGAACTGCGCGGTATCCGCTTCCTCGACAAGAGCGCGGATTACCTCTTCCTGCAAAGCCGCCCTAGCGTGCCGATCATGAACCGAAATCAGGCGCCATCCCAAGGTGTCCGGAACCATCTCAAACTGCTAGGCGGTCCCAACACTCGAGGCCCGGCCAAGGCTCTGAGGATATTCACCGTGCACGAAGGCGGAAAAAAGTAA
- a CDS encoding transglutaminase-like cysteine peptidase, giving the protein MVILKKKKLTLAFFAAAFAFGASAAGAHAAPMKLGRQTSQPIGHYEFCQQVPEDCRAVGRNVAPDRLTPEKWKTLVRVNAAINATIVPRTDMEMWGREEVWSYPVKYGDCEDYVLLKRHELIQAGFNPGNLLITVVLQPNGDGHAVLTVRTDHGDFILDNLVGNVLDWRDTRYHYLKRQSSVNSGRWVEIVDERRNIARN; this is encoded by the coding sequence ATGGTTATACTCAAGAAAAAGAAACTCACGCTTGCCTTCTTCGCTGCCGCTTTCGCATTTGGGGCGAGCGCGGCAGGTGCACATGCCGCACCGATGAAACTCGGACGGCAGACCAGTCAGCCCATTGGACATTACGAATTCTGCCAGCAGGTTCCGGAAGACTGCCGTGCAGTCGGTCGGAATGTTGCCCCCGATCGCCTGACACCGGAAAAATGGAAGACGCTTGTACGCGTGAATGCCGCAATTAACGCGACAATCGTGCCGCGAACCGACATGGAGATGTGGGGCCGCGAGGAGGTTTGGTCCTATCCGGTCAAGTATGGCGACTGCGAGGATTACGTCCTGCTCAAGCGGCACGAGTTGATCCAGGCCGGCTTCAATCCCGGCAACCTGTTGATCACGGTGGTGTTGCAACCGAACGGCGATGGACATGCCGTTCTCACGGTACGCACAGATCACGGCGATTTCATTCTCGACAATCTCGTCGGCAATGTTCTCGACTGGCGCGATACCCGCTACCACTACCTCAAACGGCAGTCATCGGTGAACTCCGGACGATGGGTCGAGATCGTCGACGAGCGGAGGAACATCGCCCGAAACTGA